The Spea bombifrons isolate aSpeBom1 chromosome 4, aSpeBom1.2.pri, whole genome shotgun sequence genome segment ACTTCCCAACAACAATCATGAGACTACCGAGACTCAGGGAGCCAACTGCCACCAAAACCCAGAACTCCACCTGCACAGCTTCTTGAGTTGACGCAAGAGCTTGAGTACGATCTGCTCCAATCACCAGCAGTGGACCCAGTGTGGCCAGTTCGTGTTCTTGCTCTGAAAGGGCACCTATGTGAAAAGAATATGTTATTTGTGGTCAGCTGGTTCAAATGATTGCCAACATGAAGCAGTGGTGGTCCGACTTTTCGTGGTGTGTATCTTAAATCTACGTTTTACCACCGCTCTCTTTTCTTCATGTCTTTGGAACGAAcatgaaaacgcactcttcgtgttagttttcatgtttgcctgaagacgaatgcacaagtctaatctgTAGCAAGAGTATCAGTATTAACCATTGCCAATAAGTGACAAACCTAAATCAGTGCTTCTACATTTACTGGACCTAACATTATCATAGCAAAAACAGGACATTAGCAAAGGTGGTGGGGCAAGTTCACTCACCAGATGCAGCTTCTCTTTTCCAGCGTCTCCCATATCTACTGAACTGGGATCCTGGTAGAACTGTCGCGGCACAGTTGCCAGTCCCACAGCATCTGCAGATATCACTGGGTCCTTCAAGTTCTGACCAGCTGAGGAGACCAAAGACATTAACACACAATGACAAAGCCATCAAGAATAAGTCAGCTAGTGGGAACTTGCCAGAAGGCTTGACTAAGCACCAACTACAAGACGCCATTCAACAAGTTTATAATCTGTTTTCAAGTGGAAAGAGGAGATTGCTTGAGCAAGGATGTTTTCTGAAGAGTACATCACCAGGAGGGTACAGGGAGGCCCACATGCTTGATCAACAACTTCTACCCCTTCCAGAGAAACAAGATCACTTTACTCACCTGTTGGTGGATTTGCTGTAGGAACAGGCCTTGTTTAGTTGATCTGGAGCCTGGTTTTCTGCAGCAGCTCTCAGATTACAGGTAACGTAGATCTAGAGCCAGAAGGACATTAGAGACACCTGAAGGAGGTATAGGCCCAGGACATCAAACTACCAGAGATACTCACCACAGAGGTATCAGTCCCAGTAAACCTGAAAGCATCCACCATGAACTGGAGCGTGTCTGGACGGGGTCTCGGGGATCGGAAGGCAGAGGatgaatcctcctctctgccaTCCAACAAACACCTGCCAAGCAGAACCAGGTTACACGTATTTACCTGCAGCCATGGAAACACCTGGGCATGTAGTGTGACCTACCCATAGAAATCAATGATCTCATAACGGGGACCGGAGGAGCCATCAGGGGATAATGTGGCTATGCATCTGTCAACAAAGATCTTCATAGGCACGTGGTTCCCAACAGCAACAGAAGCTTCTATGTGGAATACGTCACCTAGCTTGAAGACTGTAGAGGTTCTTGGGGCAGTCCAGCCCTCTTTAAGGAGAGGACACACAAGATTAGCAATGTTCCAGAGCCAACTCCCTCCCCACATTTCAGAAAGTTACCATTCATCAGTCGCAAGGAGAAAGACAGACGTTCCTCTGCTGATACAGTGGAGCTGAAGGGCATCCATGTTGGCTTGATGGCGTTGCTGCTCACATTGCCATGCCTACAGATATCATATATGAAAACACGGTTCCTGCATTTCTGTCCTGTGTGCATCAAGTAAGGGGATAGGAAATCTCACCTGGGGTAGTAGCACTGGATGGGAACTACAGCAGAGTTAGTCCGGATGATAGGAGAGTTCAAAGAAGGAGTCGGGCTGTAGGTCAAGTTTGTGCTGTAGACCAGGAATTCAGGGGTCATCTGTggccaacaaaaaaacccttatcTACACAGGATTTGTGGAGGGCGCAACACTAGATCTGTCCAGATAGACCACAGTGTGTCGGACACACCCAgatttgcatatgttgcaaggGGGGGGCATTTGGGGGCCAGGTTTGCAACCCATCTGCCCACAGTCAGCAGCTGTGCAAGGCTACTGGGtctttctatttaaaaaaaaataaaaaaaaattgtgcataGCTATAACCACCAGCTGGTACGGAGACACCAAAAGATTATGTAGGGAGCGATTCTAAGCAGACTACACCAAGTAGTTACATAATAACGACATTAGCAGGCATACTAGATCTTAACCGTATCCTATAGTGCCACAGGATCTGACCTCAATATTAGtgggtaatacagtgaaggcCTTTacgcaagcatgggataggcagaaGGCAAAGCTAGATATAGGACAAGGACTGAGGAGAGCGCTCAGGTCAGGCAGACTAGATCGGCCAAATTGTTCTTATCTACAGTCACTTTCTAAGTTTAATGTAACCCTTTAGACAGCAACATTTCTCTTGATACAAATCTGGATTACCAAGTCGTAGCAAGTCCCTGGAGATAGAGCAACCTGCTTACACCACCTCATCCCAGCTAGTTCAGACCTCACCACCAAACACTAGCCTCACCTGTAAGGTGTTGCCGCACTCCTGCAGCCCATACTGGAAGATCACTGTAGTCCCTGTGCTCTCAGAGTTGGGTTTACATAGTCTGGGTCCAAGGCTCAAATCGGAGGCTTTCACCAGCCTCCCAATTCTATACAGATCCCTGTTCACAGACACCTCCATCCTGTCCTCCATACACCGCACACTGATAGGATGCTCTCCAGAGGTCTGCAGCTGCCTGGGCTGACCAACCACCCCACCATAATGCCTACCGGACCCCCAACCAGACCAATGCTGAGATCCACTCCTCCAATGGTCCCACTGACGCCGGTTCCTGGCCAGGACCTGCTGGCTGGAGACAGCAAACACCAGCCCAGAGAGCAGGGCCACCAGAACCAGGCAACTCAGTCTAACCCACCGCCCCATTCTGACCACAAGACAATGAGAGAGAGCACAGAACAGGCCTGTATATACCCCTCCCAGCACCTGATTATTCCACCACCTGAGCAAATTAACACCCAGTAATGACGTAATGATCTTCAGGAGTGCTTTCTAAACCCAACCCTTGCAAACAGAAGAGATGGATATAGAGAAGATACTGCCATATCATAGTTGAAGGCAGCTCCCCATTTGCTCTAAAACTGCAACTCTCACTATGCTTAGCCAGCATCTTGAAACAATCAGTAGTTTATTTATATGATATCAAACGCAAATCCAAATCAGGAATCCATATGAACCATTTCTTGACATACTTCTGCCAATAAAATATTGTGTAAATAGACTTTATCTAGACCAGGGGCGCAGACCTCCAGACCTTGAGGGGCCACAAGCAGACCACAAATTCTCTCTTTCCTGAAAATTtgtgttttgatgttttttttttatctttgctcAATCTGGGATATCCAAGAAACTTCAAACctaaattaaatgaataatttGCAATAGTGAATTACTGAATATTGAGATTATTGTGAAAGGAACAATCACATCTCCTTTGTTTTCTCAGAAGCTGTGTCACCCTGTCTCCTGCAAATATAgggaatttttattttgctattttgtttAAGTAACATTGAAGTTGGTTACTGGTGCTAGACCCTGTACAGACCCTGAGTCTCTGCAGTCCTTTAAGAAATTGGGATATTCTCAAATGGGTTTGTGAATGGAATGTTCCCTAATGGACATATGCCATTTAGTGGATGTTGGCCTTATAAGGACaatttaatgtccctgacacctgGGGCGACCATATGTCCCGGATggcccgcaatgggactttaaatcCGGGGTCCCGGGCAGCCTTAATCCAGGACAAGGCATTGCCCCGGAATTGAaatgccatctttttttttttttttaatgcagagaGAGGGGCGGCTAGTGGTCATTCAagaatacgttttcagcaacgGCTTGGCGTCCCTCACTCTACTCCGCAAGCTTCTAGCTCAATCATGGTAGctgcatgtcatgctgagcccAGGAGTATGACCTTATATACCGACACTCAGCAGTGAAccagcgcgcaccgcggcagagcaggcaGACAGGACCTCTACATGGTAAGTGAACgtcaaagggggagaggggtagatagtgagaagtagGGGAGAGGGGAGGGTGAGAAgggggtgtagatagtgagaagggggtggtaagaatattgaaataaaaagtgagaatgagtgagagaatgaatgcatgtgtggatgcattgtgtgaatgagtgagaaaatgaatgaattaatgtgtggatgaattgtctaaatgagtgagagtatgaattaatgaatttgtgagaatgccttaatgaatatgtgtaaatgagttgtgtgaatgagtCAGAAAATTCATTactgtgtgaatgaattatgttaatgaaagtgtgaattagtgataacTGTAAAAGTCTTTGTGtgtcatagatgtataattgctttgtggaaaggcaaagatggcacaagcagatgttttgagctttggggaccaatatggcacaggcagggtgtttatgtgaCAAAGATGACTCATGCagggctgtttgaggacaaagatggcaagttctATGCGTGtaaatttgggtgctggtcaggatctatgtgggcagtgtggacgccagggctggctttggggtgtgcaacctgtgatctatgtctgtaatttagggggtttttaaatatacctttaatgccatgtttttatgtgaattccagttcaTCTATACTTGCAAAgctgttttttgtgttattctgtagatccatatctgctatgctatgtttccatacattatttatgtatacctgcaagtacatggtttttatgtaatattcagttgattaatacctgcaatgctgtttccatatatttatttgatctatacctgcaatgctatgtttcatatattattattgtatacctgcaaatacaagatttgtatgtctgattctgtttatttgatatataccttcagtgctgggatcacaagtgaatttcaattgatctatacatgcaaagctgggtttgtgtgttaatgtgttgatctatacctgatatcggcagcagggtctaatatttttatatatatatatatatatatatgtatatgtatatatatatatatatatatatatatataccgtattggcccgaatataggccgcacttttttcccccactttaagtctttaaagtgggggtgcggcctatattcggggtctagcgcccgacgcccgggacatgcagtcccgggcgccgggcaggcagcagggttaggatacagatcccccgcagcggtgcaggggacctgcatcctactgtctgatacgctcacacagcctcccctgccggcactttccacggggggagtaccggcacgggaggttgtctaagcgcatcgcacggacgttcgcacgatgcattctaacccccccgacttaccagggcagactcccgggtgtcttgcagggccggcggaagacgtctacgcaatacgcgtatacaacttccggtaccggcacttccgctgaatgccggcaccgggagttgtatacacgatgtgcatagatgtccccctccggccccataagacacccgggagtctgctctggtaagtcggggggggaggacagagtggcagcatatcgcggggaggacagagtggcagcatatctcgagggggggaggacagagtggcagcgtatctcaaggggggtgaggacagagtggcagcatatctcggggagggggagaggacagagtggcagcatatctcggagggggaggacagagtggcagcatatctcggggggggacagagtggcagcatgttttttggtgcttttttaaagaaaaaaaaaaattctttaaaaaagcaccaaacttttagggtgcggcctatatacgggggcggcctatatccgagccaatacggtatatataatgtaaaagggTAAGGCCGTATTAATCCAGTAgacacaatgtaaaaaaatagagtattgcagagtatgcggtgatacctttttttattggactaacataatatttaaaagacaagctttcgagagttatcctctcttcatcaggtccgaagcaatactaatcaacatggtagaggttacaacttaaaacaagtgatggtataagagaagggggggttgAGTATACcctgcaatactctattttgtgacattgtatatatatatatatatatatatatataattgctgacagcaatcacacttctatcatgcccaggcagccagtacatgctggaacttgggcatgataggagtgtgattacagcctccctatgccatgctaccgcCCCctccttacacatccatgctatcacacacacactcattcacaaacatttaaatactcattcattcccgtaaccacacatacttgctcatacaccctcccccagaggtgtatctactgaaaatagagCCTATGACAAGCACTGAAATCgtgcccctgtccaaatatctaaaaacccatttattggcccctgctgcctatatatatatatatatatatgggttgtACGGGTTgcactttcaaccgtaacagcttaccggctttcatgccggtagctgttacgggagatcaggcagcagaaagccggcgatgccggcttctgctgccaggggggagtccaggctgtcaaatgacagcctggtctcccgtgcagcggcacggatgtgtccctgacgctgcacgaagggcggGACGTActgggacgtccataggggtttctttgcgggccccctttgtacattatgtcccaacacccttgtgtattgatttatgtgatgtccccagccagcccccctcccttgtgtattgatgcccccctttgcatagttaatgacccatgtatattgaccccagccacccacccccacctttgtgtattgatttatgtggtgccccaaccactctgttgtgtacttataccccctagccaccccattttgtatttaattgttgacCCATGCAGACTgccctttgaatatggctccccttctgcctattaccccaactattttttattctttttaatacttAAGTTTTTGCTGTCACCCTGGGGGCAGCCCAGCCTAACAAGCATTAAAAGTGGTGGGGTATCAAAGGGGAGGGGCAAAAATCCTTACACCAGCCCTGAAAAACGACACACACACCTTTTAATCCCTAAATACtactgtggcatataggggtataaggcatatcacagggcacagtggcatataggagggtataaggaatttctgggTCAGAGcagcaagcctgggggcaaatgtgcaaaagttgggggggggggcaggttggcaaataaaaggaaataaaaacaaaatatttttctcaatcatagcttttattaaccccttcaatcccaggggtttttggtacctcaaagcccagagcaattttgccatttttggggtatgtcggtttagcgatgattctcttttcctgtgaatagtgtacccatgtaaactatatatcgttttttcaaggagagagagagagctttcatttgataccatagttggatgattagctggaaatttagaatgagaaatttagtaaaaactagcgaagattagaaaattaaactaatttttttttacattttccctctgaatcctcacaaaattaggtaaagcgatggaaaatcccctccaagtttattaattcaggtgtcctgatttcagaaatacctaatttatatagattttccagactttcccagcaccagggagcgttctattaggtgtacaattttgtataatttttatgcctatggcttaacgggtttgggggttgtgaacgggggcaggagggttacactgggtagatgttatgctagggcaatgggaagtaaggttttttaataatttttttattatctttttttatatattttttttaatttttttttaattttaatttttttacattttttttttattttttatatattatttttacacagtaatggttagaggtcctcctagggacctcctgaacatgccagtgatgtcacaatgacatcacagcccacattataatttttttttgtattatttatattaatattttaatgatttttttaatattattttttaaatgactaaccgttttttttttttctgctttttcttacaggacgggagggggagtgagagagatggtctc includes the following:
- the LOC128491625 gene encoding zona pellucida sperm-binding protein 3-like; translated protein: MGRWVRLSCLVLVALLSGLVFAVSSQQVLARNRRQWDHWRSGSQHWSGWGSGRHYGGVVGQPRQLQTSGEHPISVRCMEDRMEVSVNRDLYRIGRLVKASDLSLGPRLCKPNSESTGTTVIFQYGLQECGNTLQMTPEFLVYSTNLTYSPTPSLNSPIIRTNSAVVPIQCYYPRHGNVSSNAIKPTWMPFSSTVSAEERLSFSLRLMNEGWTAPRTSTVFKLGDVFHIEASVAVGNHVPMKIFVDRCIATLSPDGSSGPRYEIIDFYGCLLDGREEDSSSAFRSPRPRPDTLQFMVDAFRFTGTDTSVIYVTCNLRAAAENQAPDQLNKACSYSKSTNSWSELEGPSDICRCCGTGNCAATVLPGSQFSRYGRRWKREAVHIGALSEQEHELATLGPLLVIGADRTQALASTQEAVQVEFWVLVAVGSLSLGSLMIVVGKFIIAKQLSVKSEPE